The following proteins are encoded in a genomic region of Danio rerio strain Tuebingen ecotype United States chromosome 16, GRCz12tu, whole genome shotgun sequence:
- the LOC141378313 gene encoding uncharacterized protein isoform X2, which yields MADFKMDRCLKPAGMDELTNVQLHHFADASTLGYGTVTYLRMETKHDVHVTFLLSKARVAPLKSVTISRLELTAAVLAARVDKMLRAEMQFPLVDSVFWTDSTSVLKYIKNEDKRFLTFVANRISAIREITTPLQWRYIPTSQNPADCCSIGMKADQLLTNREWINGPSYLWKPVEEWPAQIFDSTLKADDPEVNRNMCVNSTLVSEQSNATHWLITHFSDWTKLKVAVAWLLKLKTVLKQQSQKRKEIQASLDSSGVTSKKTEKELRKLTGSVVTPNLSLQDLNEAEVAIVAFSQRQQFKKEIDALSVSPVSKISRDSKLYKLDPVYQDGILRVGGRLRNSAMPEERKHPIILAKDQHIATLILRHIHQQLGHSGRNYMLSELRKRYWIIKGNAAARRIISSCGHCRRFGVRVGEQKMADLPKERLLPDLPPFSNVGVDYFGPVEVKRGRSIVKRYGVIFTCMASRAVHLEVAYLLDTDSCINTLRRFICRRGQVTQIRSDNGTNFVAAEKELKESLRSWNQNKIQRAMLQKGVQWSFSPPGGSHYGGIWERVIRMVKRILNSILHQQILDDEGFHTVLCEIEAILNDRPITKLSDDPNDLEPLTPNHLLQMKGKPVLPPGLFEKSELYSKRRWKQVKYMCDLFWKRWTNEYLPLLQDRQKWNKERRNFVPGDIVVIVDSSAPRGSWLMGRILEVFPDKNGLVRSVRVQTKTSLLERPVTKLCLLYDNMEI from the coding sequence ATGGCAGATTTCAAGATGGACAGATGTCTAAAACCAGCAGGAATGGATGAACTTACCAACGTTCAGTTGCATCATTTTGCTGACGCAAGTACACTTGGATATGGCACTGTGACGTACCTTAGGATGGAGACAAAACATGATGTCCACGTAACATTCCTACTCAGTAAAGCTAGAGTAGCACCTTTGAAATCAGTAACTATTTCACGTCTTGAACTGACAGCTGCTGTGCTTGCTGCTCGAGTGGACAAAATGTTAAGGGCAGAGATGCAGTTTCCATTGGTGGATTCAGTATTCTGGACAGACAGTACGTCCGTgttgaaatacataaaaaatgaggaCAAACGTTTTCTTACCTTTGTCGCCAACAGGATCTCTGCAATAAGAGAAATTACAACACCTTTACAGTGGCGATACATACCTACGTCTCAAAATCCAGCAGACTGTTGCTCCATAGGTATGAAAGCAGATCAGCTGTTAACAAACAGAGAATGGATCAATGGACCAAGTTATCTGTGGAAACCAGTGGAAGAATGGCCAGCACAAATATTTGATTCTACTCTTAAAGCAGATGATCCTGAAGTCAATAGGAACATGTGTGTAAATAGCACTCTTGTAAGTGAACAGTCAAATGCTACTCATTGGCTGATTACTCATTTCTCAGACTGGACAAAGTTAAAAGTTGCTGTTGCTTGGCTCTTGAAATTAAAGACCGTTCTGAAACAACAAAGTCAAAAGAGAAAGGAAATTCAAGCCTCTTTAGACTCTTCTGGAGTAACTTCTAAAAAGACAGAGAAAGAACTTCGAAAACTAACTGGTTCTGTGGTTACACCAAATTTAAGTTTGCAGGATTTGAATGAAGCTGAAGTAGCTATTGTTGCATTCAGTCAAAGGCAACAGTTTAAAAAGGAAATCGATGCTCTGTCAGTTTCACCTGTTTCAAAAATAAGCCGAGACAGCAAGCTGTATAAATTGGATCCCGTCTATCAAGACGGTATTTTGAGAGTAGGAGGACGATTGAGAAATTCTGCTATGCCCGAAGAAAGAAAGCATCCGATCATTCTGGCTAAGGATCAGCATATTGCCACGCTCATCTTGCGTCATATACACCAACAGTTAGGTCACAGTGGAAGAAATTATATGCTTTCAGAGCTGAGGAAAAGATATTGGATCATTAAGGGTAATGCAGCTGCCAGAAGGATTATATCGAGTTGTGGCCATTGTAGACGTTTTGGAGTTAGGGTGGGTGAGCAGAAGATGGCAGACTTGCCGAAGGAACGACTCCTTCCCGATTTGCCTCCATTTTCGAATGTTGGGGTGGATTATTTTGGTCCTGTGGAAGTTAAAAGAGGACGCTCCATTGTAAAACGTTACGGAGTCATCTTTACTTGCATGGCAAGTCGAGCAGTTCATCTGGAAGTCGCCTACTTGTTGGACACTGATTCATGTATTAACACTCTTCGAAGATTTATCTGCAGACGAGGgcaagtaactcaaataagatCAGATAATGGTACCAACTTTGTTGCCGCAGAAAAGGAATTAAAGGAATCACTGAGATCATGGAATCAAAACAAGATTCAAAGGGCAATGCTCCAGAAAGGTGTCCAGTGGAGTTTCAGTCCTCCAGGAGGTTCGCATTATGGTGGAATCTGGGAACGTGTAATCAGAATGGTCAAAAGAATTTTGAATTCCATCCTACATCAGCAGATTTTGGATGATGAAGGATTCCATACTGTACTATGTGAAATTGAGGCCATTCTAAATGATCGCCCAATAACTAAGTTGTCAGATGACCCCAATGATTTGGAGCCACTTACTCCAAACCATCTTCTTCAGATGAAAGGTAAACCAGTATTACCACCTGGATTATTTGAAAAATCTGAATTATACAGCAAGAGGAGATGGAAACAGGTCAAGTATATGTGTGATTTATTCTGGAAAAGATGGACAAATGAATATTTGCCTTTGCTTCAAGATCGGCAGAAATGGAATAAGGAAAGGAGAAACTTTGTTCCTGGTGACATTGTTGTCATTGTGGACTCGTCTGCCCCTCGAGGGTCTTGGTTAATGGGGCGAATTCTGGAGGTTTTTCCAGATAAAAATGGACTTGTTCGTTCTGTGCGAGTACAAACTAAAACCAGTTTACTTGAGAGACCCGTGACAAAACTTTGTCTGCTGTATGACAACATGGAAATATAA
- the LOC141378313 gene encoding uncharacterized protein isoform X1: protein MPVSRDNIVTQKDLENWPYLKGVEIPQIPADVDLLIGANASRVMEHWEVINSNGDGPYAVRTLLGWVVNGPLQGSRNKVKCSSVTVNRISVRKLEDMLGKQYNHDFNENSVEKKEMSREEHAFMEKVSKSIEFQDGHYKLNLPFRMEIPMLPNNLCVAKQRLIGLKRKFERNKIFHQEYKDFMDEVIKHGYAEIVPLHQLKQDEGKVWYIPHHGVYHPKKQTLRVVFDCGAAFKGTSLNDQLLQGPNLTNSLLGVLVRFRQEPIAFMADVKAMFHQVKVAEEDTDFLRFLWWPDGDINQDSVEYRMKVHLFGAVSSPSCACYALRRTAEDNKDDFPEKVIDTIYTNFYMDDCLKSVPSEEEAVLMIKDLTDVCLAGGFQLIKWISNSRIVLQSVPEEHRAQGIKMMDLDKDQLPMERALGLWWCVESDTFNFKITSKDHPCTRRGVLSKVCSVYDPLGFLAPFTLTAKILLQVLCRIRCGWDDLLPSNLQRQWSLWLKELEKMADFKMDRCLKPAGMDELTNVQLHHFADASTLGYGTVTYLRMETKHDVHVTFLLSKARVAPLKSVTISRLELTAAVLAARVDKMLRAEMQFPLVDSVFWTDSTSVLKYIKNEDKRFLTFVANRISAIREITTPLQWRYIPTSQNPADCCSIGMKADQLLTNREWINGPSYLWKPVEEWPAQIFDSTLKADDPEVNRNMCVNSTLVSEQSNATHWLITHFSDWTKLKVAVAWLLKLKTVLKQQSQKRKEIQASLDSSGVTSKKTEKELRKLTGSVVTPNLSLQDLNEAEVAIVAFSQRQQFKKEIDALSVSPVSKISRDSKLYKLDPVYQDGILRVGGRLRNSAMPEERKHPIILAKDQHIATLILRHIHQQLGHSGRNYMLSELRKRYWIIKGNAAARRIISSCGHCRRFGVRVGEQKMADLPKERLLPDLPPFSNVGVDYFGPVEVKRGRSIVKRYGVIFTCMASRAVHLEVAYLLDTDSCINTLRRFICRRGQVTQIRSDNGTNFVAAEKELKESLRSWNQNKIQRAMLQKGVQWSFSPPGGSHYGGIWERVIRMVKRILNSILHQQILDDEGFHTVLCEIEAILNDRPITKLSDDPNDLEPLTPNHLLQMKGKPVLPPGLFEKSELYSKRRWKQVKYMCDLFWKRWTNEYLPLLQDRQKWNKERRNFVPGDIVVIVDSSAPRGSWLMGRILEVFPDKNGLVRSVRVQTKTSLLERPVTKLCLLYDNMEI from the coding sequence ATGCCTGTATCCAGAGACAACATTGTCACTCAAAAGGATTTGGAAAATTGGCCATATCTGAAAGGTGTTGAGATTCCTCAAATTCCTGCTGATGTGGATTTGCTGATTGGAGCAAATGCTTCCAGGGTAATGGAGCACTGGGAGGTTATAAACAGCAATGGAGATGGACCTTATGCAGTTAGAACCCTATTGGGATGGGTTGTAAATGGACCACTCCAAGGAAGCAGGAATAAGGTCAAATGTTCAAGTGTGACTGTTAACAGGATTTCTGTAAGAAAATTGGAGGATATGCTTGGTAAACAATACAATCATGACTTTAATGAGAATTCTGTTGAAAAGAAGGAAATGTCAAGAGAAGAGCATGCCTTTATGGAAAAGGTAAGCAAGTCAATTGAGTTTCAAGATGGACATTATAAATTGAATCTTCCTTTTAGGATGGAAATTCCCATGTTGCCAAACAACCTTTGTGTGGCTAAACAGCGCTTAATTGGATTGAAAAGGAAATTTGAAAGAAACAAGATTTTCCATCAAGAATATAAAGATTTCATGGATGAGGTAATTAAACACGGTTATGCCGAAATAGTACCGTTACATCAATTAAAACAGGATGAAGGGAAAGTTTGGTATATCCCTCACCATGGGGTTTATCACCCCAAGAAGCAAACATTAAGAGTGGTGTTTGATTGTGGAGCTGCCTTTAAAGGTACATCATTGAATGATCAGCTTCTGCAGGGTCCTAATCTGACAAATTCACTGTTGGGAGTTCTTGTGAGGTTTCGACAAGAGCCTATTGCATTTATGGCTGATGTAAAAGCAATGTTTCACCAGGTTAAAGTTGCAGAAGAAGATACTGACTTTCTTCGTTTCCTATGGTGGCCAGATGGTGATATCAATCAGGACTCTGTGGAATACAGGATGAAAGTGCATTTGTTTGGTGCTGTGTCGTCCCCAAGTTGTGCTTGCTATGCTTTACGTAGAACTGCTGAGGACAACAAAGATGACTTCCCTGAAAAGGTAATTGACACAATTTACACAAACTTCTACATGGATGATTGTTTGAAAAGTGTACCTTCTGAGGAAGAGGCCGTCTTGATGATCAAGGATCTCACAGATGTCTGCTTAGCAGGAGGTTTCCAGTTAATAAAATGGATCAGCAATAGCCGCATTGTGCTACAAAGTGTACCTGAAGAACACCGAGCACAGGGCATAAAAATGATGGATCTGGACAAGGACCAGTTGCCAATGGAAAGAGCTCTTGGTTTGTGGTGGTGTGTTGAATCTGAcactttcaattttaaaataactagcAAAGATCATCCTTGCACCAGGCGTGGTGTCCTGTCAAAGGTATGCTCTGTCTATGATCCTTTAGGATTTTTGGCTCCATTCACTCTTACAGCAAAAATTCTCCTGCAAGTGTTATGTAGGATAAGATGTGGATGGGATGATCTGCTACCCTCAAATCTCCAAAGGCAGTGGTCTTTATGGTTAAAAGAGCTTGAGAAGATGGCAGATTTCAAGATGGACAGATGTCTAAAACCAGCAGGAATGGATGAACTTACCAACGTTCAGTTGCATCATTTTGCTGACGCAAGTACACTTGGATATGGCACTGTGACGTACCTTAGGATGGAGACAAAACATGATGTCCACGTAACATTCCTACTCAGTAAAGCTAGAGTAGCACCTTTGAAATCAGTAACTATTTCACGTCTTGAACTGACAGCTGCTGTGCTTGCTGCTCGAGTGGACAAAATGTTAAGGGCAGAGATGCAGTTTCCATTGGTGGATTCAGTATTCTGGACAGACAGTACGTCCGTgttgaaatacataaaaaatgaggaCAAACGTTTTCTTACCTTTGTCGCCAACAGGATCTCTGCAATAAGAGAAATTACAACACCTTTACAGTGGCGATACATACCTACGTCTCAAAATCCAGCAGACTGTTGCTCCATAGGTATGAAAGCAGATCAGCTGTTAACAAACAGAGAATGGATCAATGGACCAAGTTATCTGTGGAAACCAGTGGAAGAATGGCCAGCACAAATATTTGATTCTACTCTTAAAGCAGATGATCCTGAAGTCAATAGGAACATGTGTGTAAATAGCACTCTTGTAAGTGAACAGTCAAATGCTACTCATTGGCTGATTACTCATTTCTCAGACTGGACAAAGTTAAAAGTTGCTGTTGCTTGGCTCTTGAAATTAAAGACCGTTCTGAAACAACAAAGTCAAAAGAGAAAGGAAATTCAAGCCTCTTTAGACTCTTCTGGAGTAACTTCTAAAAAGACAGAGAAAGAACTTCGAAAACTAACTGGTTCTGTGGTTACACCAAATTTAAGTTTGCAGGATTTGAATGAAGCTGAAGTAGCTATTGTTGCATTCAGTCAAAGGCAACAGTTTAAAAAGGAAATCGATGCTCTGTCAGTTTCACCTGTTTCAAAAATAAGCCGAGACAGCAAGCTGTATAAATTGGATCCCGTCTATCAAGACGGTATTTTGAGAGTAGGAGGACGATTGAGAAATTCTGCTATGCCCGAAGAAAGAAAGCATCCGATCATTCTGGCTAAGGATCAGCATATTGCCACGCTCATCTTGCGTCATATACACCAACAGTTAGGTCACAGTGGAAGAAATTATATGCTTTCAGAGCTGAGGAAAAGATATTGGATCATTAAGGGTAATGCAGCTGCCAGAAGGATTATATCGAGTTGTGGCCATTGTAGACGTTTTGGAGTTAGGGTGGGTGAGCAGAAGATGGCAGACTTGCCGAAGGAACGACTCCTTCCCGATTTGCCTCCATTTTCGAATGTTGGGGTGGATTATTTTGGTCCTGTGGAAGTTAAAAGAGGACGCTCCATTGTAAAACGTTACGGAGTCATCTTTACTTGCATGGCAAGTCGAGCAGTTCATCTGGAAGTCGCCTACTTGTTGGACACTGATTCATGTATTAACACTCTTCGAAGATTTATCTGCAGACGAGGgcaagtaactcaaataagatCAGATAATGGTACCAACTTTGTTGCCGCAGAAAAGGAATTAAAGGAATCACTGAGATCATGGAATCAAAACAAGATTCAAAGGGCAATGCTCCAGAAAGGTGTCCAGTGGAGTTTCAGTCCTCCAGGAGGTTCGCATTATGGTGGAATCTGGGAACGTGTAATCAGAATGGTCAAAAGAATTTTGAATTCCATCCTACATCAGCAGATTTTGGATGATGAAGGATTCCATACTGTACTATGTGAAATTGAGGCCATTCTAAATGATCGCCCAATAACTAAGTTGTCAGATGACCCCAATGATTTGGAGCCACTTACTCCAAACCATCTTCTTCAGATGAAAGGTAAACCAGTATTACCACCTGGATTATTTGAAAAATCTGAATTATACAGCAAGAGGAGATGGAAACAGGTCAAGTATATGTGTGATTTATTCTGGAAAAGATGGACAAATGAATATTTGCCTTTGCTTCAAGATCGGCAGAAATGGAATAAGGAAAGGAGAAACTTTGTTCCTGGTGACATTGTTGTCATTGTGGACTCGTCTGCCCCTCGAGGGTCTTGGTTAATGGGGCGAATTCTGGAGGTTTTTCCAGATAAAAATGGACTTGTTCGTTCTGTGCGAGTACAAACTAAAACCAGTTTACTTGAGAGACCCGTGACAAAACTTTGTCTGCTGTATGACAACATGGAAATATAA